GTAGCAAAAGTTTTTACTTCTTGTATTCTACTAGAATCATAAGCTCTAAGGGCACAAAAATCGTTGCCGTAGATGGTCTTGAAATGATCTCTAGTGATTTCCCAACTCTTTTTTACTCCTTGATAGATGGCAATTGATGGCACAACAATTACAAACTTATTGAAGCCATACTTTTGATTGAGCTCATGAATGGTTCTTAGATATACATAGGTCTTACCAGTGCCTGTTTCCATTTCTACTGAGAAGCTTGGGTACTCATAAATATCATTGCTCACTCCTTCTAACATTTGACCTCTTTCTTTTTCTAAGGAGTGACTTACACCAATTTTCATAGTTGGCGTGTCCCTTGCATCCATCTGCATGTCAAATTCCTCTTGAACAAATTGTAAATTTTCAAGAAGGAAATCATCATCTAAATCTTCATTTTCTGGAAGATTTGGCGCTATCTCACTACCTAAAGTGAATTGAGTATGGTATTCTCCAATACCATCAAATAAATCAACTACATTTTTAATGGCCTTTAATTGAAACTCTTGGTTGGGATTGAATTTGAATTTCATAGGACTTAAATGGTAAATAGTTTACATTGATTGTCTAATTCTTGCTTTAAGGCATCATTGCCTTCAAAGGCTTTATCTAGGCAAACAAAGTGGTCTGTTTCCAGTAATTGTAACTTACTAAAATCAGTGTCTTTAAAACTGTAAAGCATGGTGGCATATAGCGTATAAGGCACCCACTCATGAGTGATTTTAAAAATACCACTCATCACTTCCTCTTGGTTGGCTGTTAAAGGGAATCCTTCTTGCAAAATTACTTCTGTAATAAAATCTTGGGTAGTTACGCCGTCTTGCAATGGGTTTTTATAGGCTAACTCTAAGCTGTTGAATAAATCTGGTAAAGCACCATCTTGATCTGGCATAAACTCTTGCCACTTATAAATAGTAGAAGTGCTCTGTTTAAAGACTTTAAAGCCTTGTTTATATTTATACTCTTCTATACTAAGTTTTAATCTGTCTTTGGATATTTCAGATATGGTCTTATACCCTTTTTTATAAGCTGTATGTTTTTCGTCTATTAGTACTGGTAATTGAACTAATATAAATTTTGTGCGTTTTCCAGATACATTATTAAATTCAAAGACACTTTGCCCTGTTGTACCTGAACCACTAAAAAAATCTAGAACATAATCATCAGCACCAGAAATCGCCTGATATAAGCAATTAAGAATTAATCCTATAGGTTTAGGGTTTTCAAATGCTTTGCTTTTAAATAATTTTTTATATTCTAAAGTACCGTTCTCAGTTGAAAATTCTGGGCCAAGCCAAAAAGATTTTGGTTTTACACTTTTAAAATTACCTTCTTTATCAGTTAAAAAGTCTTTTTGAAAAATATCATATTCTTCTCTTGTTGAGATAAATTTTGCTTCAAGTTCATCTATTCTATCTTTAACAGTGCTTTTACCCCATCTCCATCTCCCTAATGATCCGTCAGACAACTTAGGTAATATTTCAATAAATTCTTCTGTTTCCTTATTTAAGGAAATTATATTTTCTTCTACATTAAAATAGATAGGAAAAAACATATTTGGTCTATCTTCTTTTCTTGCTCCATCACCTCTTTTTCTTAATCCAATGTGTCTGTATTTTCTATCCCCATCTACCAATTTGTATTCTTTAATGTATTCCTCAGGTATTGGCACACCATTAGTTACAAAATTCCCCTTTTGGTAAAAAAGTAAAAATTCATTGGCTGTTGCAATGTACTTATCATCACTTCTTCCTTTGAAATTATTAATCACATTTATGATTGCAATGAAGTTTTCTTCACCAAAAATCTCATCACATAACTTTTTCAGGTTATCAAATTCATTATGGTCAATTGAAATAAAAATCACCCCATCATCTTTAAGCAAATCTTTAGCTAGTCTTAATCTAGGGTAAATAAATGTTAGCCAATTGGCATGATATTTTCCAGAAGATTTAGGGTTAGAAACTAAAAGACCTTCATCAGATTTTTCTCCTGTTTTTCTTAAAAAATCTTCTGTACTATCCGCAAAAGAGTCATTATAAATAAAGTCATTGCCAGTATTGTAAGGAGGATCTATATAGATCATTTTTATTTTACCCATATAAGATTTTCTCAAAATCTTAAGTACCTCCAAGTTCTCTCCCTCAATAAAAATATTCTCTGTAGCATCTTCATTCACCCCTTCTCCTGGACAAGGCTTTAAAGTACCTGTTGGAGCTTTAGCTGCGATTCTTCTAGCATCCTGTTTACCCACCCAATTAAGGCCAAAGTGTTCCTTTACTGAGCTATCTGTGCTGTACTCCCCAATAAGTTCTTTTAGCGTGTTTAAATTGAAAACTCCATCTTCAAAAGCTTCTGGGAAAAGTTGCTTTAATTCATTTAATCTATCGTCAGTAAATGTATATTGGGGTGTAAATTCTTCAGCCATATTTTGTTCTTATCTTTTTAAATTAAATCATCAATGTTAGTTGGTGGTGGTGCTTCAAATGCATTGGTATTAGTAAAGTTTTCAACTTCATCCGAATTTCCTAAATCACTTATATATTCAGCAAAACCACCACTAAACGAACCTGTTTTTTGAGAATATCCTCTATAGGCATCACAGGAAAATCTAGCATCACAGTTTCTACAAACCCTTGTTGCAAATCTTTGTCTTGTTCCTTTAATTCTTTCTTGCAAAACTTCTGTTCCTGGTGGATGAAAATCTCTGTTTTCAATTTTATCTACCACACAAGCAAACTTTGTAATTGTATCTTCCACTTTTTCTTGAGAAAAAGGTATGGGAATTACAGGATCCCAGTTATCCAGTTCTTTTTGAAGTTTTTCTTCTGCATCTGCATCAATAGCCTTTTTAAGACTTCTCGGGAATTGTGTTGCAATAATTGCCGTGCCAGTTAATTTCTCCTTTCTTAAGTTTTGCCAAATGTGAGTGTAAACATTTAATTGGTCAACGTAGTCCTCTTTATTAGCCTTCACATAATCAGCATCATGTGTTTTTACATCATACATCGTTGTTGTGTCTTTTTCTCTAATGATGTCCACAACACCTTCTATAGTAAACCTATTACCTTTCGGAGAGGTTTGTTCAGGTAAGGTCAGCTTGACCTCTGTTTCAGTAACTGATTCGGCAACTTCCCTCATTTTTCTAAAATACATTAAGACTTGCAAGAGGCCTTGCCTTTTTATCTCAGGAGTTATAGAATGGCCCCCCTCCATAAGTCTTAACCTTTCATAATTTGCTTCATATTCTTGAGTTATCCATTCTTCCATTTCAACGATGTATTGAAGTTCTTTCAACCTAGCCTTGTCGTTTTTAAGTAAATTCAATTCATCTTTCATGCCTCTTGTTTTTCTCTTTTGGAAATTAAAAATTGGTGCAAATCTTCAATGGTACTATGCACCAAAGAACCAAAAAACATAGTTTGGCTTCTAGAGGGAATAAATCCATACTTTCTAAAAATCATGTACTGTCTAGGACATCTCTCATAGGCTAAAAAATCAGCAGTGTAAGAGTAAGGTTTACTCAAGGCAGATTCCTTGATATCATCAATTTCAAGAATATTCTTATCAAAACTTTGCATATCCAATGCATTAATTTCCTGGAGCGTAGTGTTTATATATGAAATAATACATCTTCCCTTTTGTGCTTTGATTGGTGCAAGTTTTGGTAGTATTAATAGCTTTTCAGCTCTCGATAAACCAACATAAAAAATCCTCATTAAATCAAATCTTCCAATTTTATCTAATGGTTCTCCCTCAACTTCTTTCAAATTTCTAATTATGACTTCTTTTTGATCTGCTTCAACAAACTCTCTTCTTTTAGGATACATAAATACGACTGGAAATTCTAATCCTTTAGATTGGTGGATTGTTAAAACTTGAATATTTCCTTTGGGGAATGGATCGTCATCATTCTCATATTCAGACTCTCCAAGTCTATAGATAGTATATAAATAGGAAGAAAAAAATAGTCGTACAAAACCTTCTTCCCTCAAAAAGCTTGCAGACAAAATGGAAGAATATAATTCCATAAACCTTGCTAAATATTCAGATATTTTTGAAAGGTTGCAGATTGGAGCCTCATTACCTTCATTTTGTGCTAAATCAAAATAATATTTAAAATGGTTGAAGCCTGTTATTTGATAAAATAAGTCAAGAATACTCCAGTCCAAAGATGTTGCTCTGTTGATTATCTGTGAAAGCTTAAACGGTTTTAATGTTTCATCATTTATCCTTTCATTCACAATTCTGGCTAAATAAGGGCTCAAAACAGCTCTTTTAGCTTCATCTGAAAGATTATTGGCCTCGGCCAATTTCCTTCTCATTAAATCAAGCTCGAACTCATCATCAAGATCCCAGTTATTTTTTTGAACAACTCTCAATAGACTTTCGTAGTCTTTTGAAATTATTTCTAATTGCAGTCTTTTGTTGTCAACAAACCTTTTTAAATCAGAATCACTTTCAATAATGTCATTTCCAATTCTTTCAGCATTTCCAACCCACGTTTTGTATTTATTAAATTCATACCCAGTAAAATCTGACGAATCTGGTAACCCAAATACATTAGCGAAAACGCCAAATAACTCAGTTGCCTCTTGACCTTCTAAAAATATACCTGCTCTTGGAGCATAAACATTTAGTCCGTGATCCCTTAAGGTTTGAATGGTGTTTTTGGCATCTTTATTGGAAAGGGAAGGGAAAAGGAATGCAATTTGATTGGCATCACTGACAACGTCATTTTGAATAAGTTCTTTACAAAACTGAGCTGTCTGGTCAATCCAATCATCTTCCACAGAAATAACGGAAGTTTCATTATCAGTCGAATTGGCCACAATAGCTTTGTCATGTACCCTATACTGATTGGTAACATCTCCATTTTTAGTCCAGTCTTCCTTGTCAATAAATCCAGAATAGAAATCCACAATTTTTCTCCTGGATCTATAATTTATGGACAATGAAATTTTAGTCGTTTCAATTCCCAGGTAACTTTTAACCCTTTTGGGAAATTCTACAAAATTCTCTACAGTACTACCTCTAAACCTATAAAGAGCCTGGTCATCATCACCAACGACACAAATATTTTTATTTCCAGCAAGAGTAAAATATAATTGTTCTTGAATACTGTTAGTGTCTTGGTACTCATCAACAATTAAATACTTGAAAATATTGGACGCGTTCTTAAAGCCCTCAATTACTTCTAACGCTTTATTCTGCAATAATGATAAATCACATATTTCAAAGGTTTCATTTTCAATAAGAATATTTTTATACTCTTTGTACATTTTGAGAATGCTAAATAACATGTCCCTTTGATCCGTTTTAAACAATGCCTCTTCAATATTTAGTCTTTCTTCAGAAAATCTATTGAATAGAGCGATTATATCTATTATGGCTTTATGTTTGTTGGGGTAAGAAGGTGCTTTCTTTTGGAAGTATGCATTAATATCTATAGTGTCTAATTCTCCTGCATCCAAAAGTCTATTCCAAATTGAATGTCTTTTTATAAAAAAGTATTGTTCTAATTGGTCAATGGTTTTTACAGGCTTGTTTCTTTTCCTACCTGAATAAAACCTTCTGTCGCCAATGAGTCTATTACAAGATGAATGTACGGTTCCAATATA
This DNA window, taken from Muriicola soli, encodes the following:
- a CDS encoding site-specific DNA-methyltransferase is translated as MAEEFTPQYTFTDDRLNELKQLFPEAFEDGVFNLNTLKELIGEYSTDSSVKEHFGLNWVGKQDARRIAAKAPTGTLKPCPGEGVNEDATENIFIEGENLEVLKILRKSYMGKIKMIYIDPPYNTGNDFIYNDSFADSTEDFLRKTGEKSDEGLLVSNPKSSGKYHANWLTFIYPRLRLAKDLLKDDGVIFISIDHNEFDNLKKLCDEIFGEENFIAIINVINNFKGRSDDKYIATANEFLLFYQKGNFVTNGVPIPEEYIKEYKLVDGDRKYRHIGLRKRGDGARKEDRPNMFFPIYFNVEENIISLNKETEEFIEILPKLSDGSLGRWRWGKSTVKDRIDELEAKFISTREEYDIFQKDFLTDKEGNFKSVKPKSFWLGPEFSTENGTLEYKKLFKSKAFENPKPIGLILNCLYQAISGADDYVLDFFSGSGTTGQSVFEFNNVSGKRTKFILVQLPVLIDEKHTAYKKGYKTISEISKDRLKLSIEEYKYKQGFKVFKQSTSTIYKWQEFMPDQDGALPDLFNSLELAYKNPLQDGVTTQDFITEVILQEGFPLTANQEEVMSGIFKITHEWVPYTLYATMLYSFKDTDFSKLQLLETDHFVCLDKAFEGNDALKQELDNQCKLFTI
- a CDS encoding PD-(D/E)XK nuclease family protein, with protein sequence MKDELNLLKNDKARLKELQYIVEMEEWITQEYEANYERLRLMEGGHSITPEIKRQGLLQVLMYFRKMREVAESVTETEVKLTLPEQTSPKGNRFTIEGVVDIIREKDTTTMYDVKTHDADYVKANKEDYVDQLNVYTHIWQNLRKEKLTGTAIIATQFPRSLKKAIDADAEEKLQKELDNWDPVIPIPFSQEKVEDTITKFACVVDKIENRDFHPPGTEVLQERIKGTRQRFATRVCRNCDARFSCDAYRGYSQKTGSFSGGFAEYISDLGNSDEVENFTNTNAFEAPPPTNIDDLI
- a CDS encoding UvrD-helicase domain-containing protein; translation: MNENFSLETLWKEVGFMPNESQEKAIKHIDGALYLTAGPGSGKTRVLLWRTLNLIVFHNINPDEIMLATFTEKAAHQLKEGLQSLLGLASNHTGRQYDLASMYIGTVHSSCNRLIGDRRFYSGRKRNKPVKTIDQLEQYFFIKRHSIWNRLLDAGELDTIDINAYFQKKAPSYPNKHKAIIDIIALFNRFSEERLNIEEALFKTDQRDMLFSILKMYKEYKNILIENETFEICDLSLLQNKALEVIEGFKNASNIFKYLIVDEYQDTNSIQEQLYFTLAGNKNICVVGDDDQALYRFRGSTVENFVEFPKRVKSYLGIETTKISLSINYRSRRKIVDFYSGFIDKEDWTKNGDVTNQYRVHDKAIVANSTDNETSVISVEDDWIDQTAQFCKELIQNDVVSDANQIAFLFPSLSNKDAKNTIQTLRDHGLNVYAPRAGIFLEGQEATELFGVFANVFGLPDSSDFTGYEFNKYKTWVGNAERIGNDIIESDSDLKRFVDNKRLQLEIISKDYESLLRVVQKNNWDLDDEFELDLMRRKLAEANNLSDEAKRAVLSPYLARIVNERINDETLKPFKLSQIINRATSLDWSILDLFYQITGFNHFKYYFDLAQNEGNEAPICNLSKISEYLARFMELYSSILSASFLREEGFVRLFFSSYLYTIYRLGESEYENDDDPFPKGNIQVLTIHQSKGLEFPVVFMYPKRREFVEADQKEVIIRNLKEVEGEPLDKIGRFDLMRIFYVGLSRAEKLLILPKLAPIKAQKGRCIISYINTTLQEINALDMQSFDKNILEIDDIKESALSKPYSYTADFLAYERCPRQYMIFRKYGFIPSRSQTMFFGSLVHSTIEDLHQFLISKREKQEA